Proteins from a genomic interval of Caldicellulosiruptor diazotrophicus:
- the pheT gene encoding phenylalanine--tRNA ligase subunit beta, with protein sequence MKVSLEWLKSYVDIDCSVDELVDKLTMSGTKVEGYEKRLENIKNVVVGKVLEISLHPHNQNLFVCKVDTKDKILTIITAAKNVKKGLHVPVAKPGAVLANGKTIDVLEFKGIVSEGMLCSLEELGLTRSEFSYADENGIFILEGMDDSMIGNDIKTALGIDDVIIDFEITSNRPDCLSIVGIAREIAAILNKPLKFPNLSFKEADEPVKNYIDSIEIQNKKICRRYIGRVVKNVKIEESPLWLRRRLIACGVRPINNIVDVTNYVMLEMGQPLHAFDLNKIYGRSIFVRLASDGEKIITLDGVERILRSSDIVIADEKRAIAVAGVMGGLDTEVDESTTLVLLESATFNPAMVRRTARYLGLRTEASNRFEKGLSPYFAELAIQRACALIEQIGAGEVVQGIVDTYVSPWQQVEIKADFSYIEKLLGLRIEKDEVVNILNRLEIKYDEEKNVFIVPPFRTDIEDMADISEEVIRIYGYDKLPSRVFMGNAISSGLTQKQRMVNSVKNFLANSGYYEIYSYSFESPKVYEVLKGYNLDDAVKISNPLGEDFSIMRMQLLSSILKTVYLNISRNIKDVKIFELSTVFKKSGEKLPEEKPVLAIGSSSQDFYSLKGVLENLFDMLRIKDVKFSSQHQNPNLHPTRSAKIYTDESFLVGYIGEVHPDILEKFDIPTRVVYAELFIDELLEAEKKEKRYVPLPKYPAVERDYAFVVPDDLESRVIEEIFKKYSSDILEEFRLFDVYKGQQIKPGFKSYAYKAVFRSKTKTLSDSDINQLQEKILDELKSYNISLRE encoded by the coding sequence TTGAAGGTTTCGTTGGAATGGTTAAAAAGTTATGTTGATATAGATTGTTCGGTTGATGAGCTTGTTGATAAACTTACTATGAGCGGAACAAAGGTAGAGGGATATGAAAAGAGACTTGAGAATATTAAAAATGTAGTAGTAGGTAAAGTTTTGGAAATTTCTTTGCACCCCCATAACCAGAATCTTTTTGTTTGCAAAGTAGATACAAAAGATAAAATACTTACAATAATAACTGCAGCAAAAAACGTAAAAAAGGGTTTACATGTCCCTGTAGCAAAACCAGGTGCTGTCTTGGCAAATGGTAAAACAATTGATGTTCTTGAGTTCAAGGGGATAGTATCAGAAGGAATGTTGTGTTCGTTGGAGGAGCTTGGGCTTACCCGTAGCGAGTTTTCATATGCTGATGAGAATGGCATATTTATTCTTGAAGGTATGGATGACAGCATGATAGGAAATGACATAAAGACTGCACTTGGAATAGATGATGTGATAATTGATTTTGAAATAACCTCAAATAGACCCGACTGTTTAAGTATTGTGGGTATTGCAAGAGAGATAGCTGCTATTTTAAATAAACCCCTTAAATTTCCAAATTTAAGTTTCAAAGAGGCAGATGAACCGGTAAAAAATTATATAGATAGTATTGAAATTCAGAACAAAAAGATTTGTAGAAGGTATATTGGGAGAGTGGTAAAAAACGTAAAGATTGAAGAGTCGCCTCTGTGGCTGAGAAGAAGACTTATAGCTTGCGGTGTAAGACCAATAAATAATATTGTTGATGTGACAAATTATGTAATGCTCGAGATGGGTCAACCTCTTCACGCGTTTGACCTCAACAAAATTTATGGCAGGAGTATTTTTGTAAGACTTGCAAGTGATGGCGAAAAGATTATAACTCTTGATGGTGTGGAAAGGATTTTGCGGTCATCCGACATTGTTATTGCAGATGAAAAAAGGGCTATAGCTGTTGCAGGTGTGATGGGTGGATTAGATACTGAAGTTGATGAGAGTACAACTTTAGTACTTTTAGAATCTGCAACTTTTAATCCTGCAATGGTAAGAAGGACAGCACGATATTTGGGGCTTAGAACAGAAGCTTCAAACAGGTTTGAAAAAGGTTTGAGTCCATATTTTGCAGAACTTGCAATTCAAAGAGCGTGTGCTTTGATTGAACAAATTGGAGCAGGCGAGGTTGTACAAGGAATTGTAGATACTTATGTTAGCCCATGGCAGCAGGTAGAAATAAAAGCTGATTTTTCATATATAGAAAAACTTCTTGGTCTTAGAATTGAAAAAGACGAAGTGGTGAATATTCTTAACAGACTTGAAATAAAATATGATGAAGAAAAAAATGTGTTCATAGTACCCCCTTTTAGGACTGATATTGAAGATATGGCCGATATTTCTGAAGAGGTAATAAGAATATATGGGTATGATAAACTACCTTCGCGGGTTTTCATGGGAAATGCTATATCTTCTGGTCTTACACAAAAACAAAGAATGGTAAATAGTGTAAAAAATTTTCTTGCCAACAGTGGTTATTATGAGATTTATTCGTATTCATTTGAATCACCAAAGGTTTATGAAGTTTTAAAAGGGTATAACTTGGATGATGCTGTCAAGATTTCAAATCCACTCGGAGAAGATTTTTCTATCATGCGAATGCAGCTTTTGTCTTCCATATTAAAAACAGTTTACCTCAATATATCGCGAAATATAAAAGATGTGAAAATATTTGAGCTATCTACAGTATTTAAGAAATCAGGCGAGAAACTTCCGGAAGAAAAACCTGTTTTGGCAATAGGAAGTTCGTCTCAGGATTTTTATTCTTTAAAGGGTGTACTTGAAAATCTTTTTGACATGCTAAGAATAAAAGATGTTAAGTTTTCATCGCAACATCAAAATCCAAATTTGCATCCTACACGTTCAGCAAAGATTTATACCGATGAGAGTTTTCTTGTGGGCTACATTGGAGAAGTTCATCCGGATATATTAGAAAAATTTGACATTCCCACAAGAGTTGTATATGCAGAACTTTTTATAGATGAGCTGCTTGAGGCAGAGAAGAAAGAAAAGCGGTATGTTCCGCTTCCAAAATATCCTGCTGTTGAGAGAGACTATGCCTTTGTTGTGCCAGACGATTTAGAAAGCAGGGTGATTGAAGAAATCTTCAAGAAATATAGCTCTGACATTTTAGAAGAGTTTCGTCTGTTTGACGTGTACAAAGGGCAACAAATAAAGCCAGGTTTTAAAAGTTATGCCTATAAAGCGGTTTTTAGGTCAAAAACAAAAACACTTTCAGATAGTGATATTAACCAGCTTCAAGAAAAAATCTTGGATGAGCTTAAAAGCTACAATATAAGTTTGCGGGAGTAG
- the pheS gene encoding phenylalanine--tRNA ligase subunit alpha has translation MNTDIANLKSQCVEELSKIKNLQELEDFQVKYLGKKGILKSKLKELSKFEPEIRAQMGKELNSLREYLEESIAVMRKKFLEEEKQKRIQNERIDVTIPGKRVEIGSIHILSQVQNEIAEIFLNMGYEIAEGPEVELDYYNFEALNISADHPARDTQDTFYIYDDVLLRTHTSPVQIRVMKSKKPPIKIISPGRVYRSDEVDSTHSPIFHQIEGLFVDKGVTMADLKGTLEVFAKRFFGEQTKVRFRPHHFPFTEPSAEVDISCIFCGGKGCRTCKGEGWIEILGAGMVHRKVLLNCGIDPDIYTGFAFGMGVERIALLRYEIEDIRLFYENDLRFLKQFR, from the coding sequence TTGAACACTGATATAGCAAATTTAAAAAGCCAATGTGTGGAAGAATTGTCAAAAATCAAGAATTTGCAAGAACTTGAAGATTTTCAGGTCAAGTATTTGGGTAAAAAAGGCATTTTGAAAAGTAAACTGAAAGAGCTATCAAAGTTTGAACCAGAAATTCGTGCTCAAATGGGAAAAGAATTAAATAGTCTAAGAGAGTACCTTGAAGAAAGTATTGCTGTCATGCGAAAAAAGTTTTTAGAGGAAGAGAAGCAAAAGAGGATACAAAATGAACGCATTGATGTTACTATACCTGGCAAAAGAGTAGAAATTGGGTCTATTCATATTCTTTCTCAGGTTCAAAATGAAATAGCAGAAATCTTTTTGAATATGGGATATGAAATTGCAGAGGGGCCGGAAGTAGAGCTTGATTATTATAACTTTGAGGCATTGAATATTTCCGCTGATCATCCTGCAAGAGATACTCAAGATACTTTTTATATATATGACGACGTGCTTTTAAGAACACATACATCCCCTGTTCAAATCAGGGTAATGAAAAGTAAAAAACCTCCAATTAAAATAATTTCTCCTGGAAGGGTATATAGGTCGGATGAGGTGGATAGTACACACTCTCCAATTTTTCACCAAATAGAAGGACTGTTTGTTGACAAAGGGGTTACAATGGCTGATTTAAAAGGAACCCTTGAAGTGTTTGCAAAAAGATTTTTTGGTGAACAGACCAAGGTCAGGTTCAGACCGCATCATTTCCCGTTTACTGAACCCTCGGCCGAGGTTGATATTTCGTGTATCTTCTGTGGTGGGAAAGGATGCAGAACGTGTAAGGGTGAAGGTTGGATAGAAATACTTGGCGCAGGAATGGTTCACAGAAAAGTTCTTTTGAACTGTGGAATTGATCCCGATATATACACTGGTTTTGCATTTGGTATGGGTGTTGAGAGAATAGCGCTTTTGAGATATGAGATTGAAGATATCAGACTCTTTTACGAAAATGATTTAAGATTTTTGAAACAATTCAGATAA
- the mtaB gene encoding tRNA (N(6)-L-threonylcarbamoyladenosine(37)-C(2))-methylthiotransferase MtaB, whose translation MKVAFYTLGCKVNQYETQAVAELFKKIGFEIVDFESKADVYVINTCTVTNASDRKSRQVIKKARKLSPQSIVVVMGCYPQVYPHEVEKIKDIDIIIGTKDRQKIVDYIKEYLENKKKIVAIDEGYKREAFEELKISEFNERSRAFIKIEEGCEQFCSYCIIPYARGAVRSRSLKSIEEEVIRLVKRGYKEFVITGINISSYGKDLNGNVTLIDVIDRVNKIEGVKRIRLSSLEPVIMNDEFIERLLSFDKLCHHLHLSLQSGSDKILKLMNRHYTTAQYQGIVDRIREEWEDVAFTTDIIVGFPGETEEDFNATLEFVQKIGFSRIHVFRFSPKKGTKAFEMPNHVDNKEKERRSKIMKEVAERLSYQFHSKFVGKTLEVLIERDSDFDGYYEGYSGNYIRTLVRKTHTIIPGEIYKVKIIQAFEQYVKGEIIQ comes from the coding sequence TTGAAGGTTGCTTTTTATACACTTGGATGTAAGGTCAACCAATATGAAACTCAAGCAGTAGCTGAACTTTTTAAAAAAATCGGGTTTGAGATTGTCGACTTTGAAAGCAAGGCAGACGTGTACGTGATAAATACATGTACAGTTACCAACGCAAGTGATAGAAAATCACGACAGGTAATAAAAAAGGCTAGAAAGCTTTCTCCTCAAAGTATCGTGGTTGTAATGGGATGCTATCCTCAAGTGTATCCCCATGAAGTTGAGAAGATAAAAGATATAGATATTATAATTGGGACTAAAGATAGACAAAAAATTGTTGATTACATTAAAGAATATTTAGAGAACAAAAAGAAAATTGTAGCAATAGATGAAGGATATAAAAGGGAAGCCTTTGAAGAGCTTAAGATATCAGAATTTAATGAACGCAGTCGAGCTTTTATAAAGATAGAAGAAGGCTGTGAACAGTTTTGTTCTTATTGTATAATCCCATATGCAAGGGGAGCTGTTAGAAGTAGAAGTTTAAAAAGTATAGAAGAAGAGGTTATAAGGCTTGTTAAGAGGGGTTACAAGGAATTTGTTATAACAGGAATTAACATCTCATCTTATGGGAAAGATTTAAATGGAAATGTTACCCTTATAGATGTTATTGATAGGGTAAATAAAATTGAAGGTGTTAAAAGAATTAGACTGAGTTCTTTAGAACCGGTTATAATGAATGATGAATTTATAGAGAGGTTGCTTAGTTTTGACAAGCTGTGCCATCATTTACATCTTTCGCTTCAAAGTGGCAGTGATAAAATATTGAAACTTATGAACAGACATTACACTACAGCACAGTACCAAGGTATAGTAGATAGAATAAGAGAAGAATGGGAGGATGTAGCATTTACCACTGATATTATAGTGGGTTTTCCAGGAGAAACAGAAGAAGATTTTAATGCTACTTTAGAGTTTGTTCAGAAGATAGGTTTTTCACGAATTCACGTGTTCAGATTTTCGCCAAAGAAGGGTACCAAAGCTTTTGAGATGCCCAACCATGTAGATAACAAAGAGAAAGAAAGACGAAGCAAGATAATGAAAGAAGTAGCAGAGAGACTTTCATATCAATTTCATAGTAAGTTTGTTGGGAAGACGTTAGAAGTTTTGATTGAACGGGATTCTGATTTCGACGGATATTACGAAGGATATTCGGGAAATTATATCCGTACGTTAGTAAGAAAAACCCATACGATAATACCTGGTGAAATTTACAAAGTTAAGATTATACAAGCATTTGAACAATATGTTAAAGGAGAAATAATCCAATAA
- a CDS encoding HPr family phosphocarrier protein gives MKTVTVKLNTIDAVKNFVNIVSKYPFDIDLTSGRYVVDAKSIMGIFSLDLSKPIKVEIHSDNCDELIKELEPFIEK, from the coding sequence ATGAAAACAGTAACAGTAAAGCTAAACACAATTGACGCTGTCAAGAACTTTGTCAACATTGTTAGTAAGTACCCGTTTGATATTGACCTTACATCAGGAAGATATGTTGTTGATGCAAAGTCCATTATGGGTATATTTAGTTTGGATCTAAGCAAACCTATTAAAGTTGAAATTCACTCAGACAATTGCGATGAATTAATCAAAGAACTTGAACCGTTTATAGAAAAATAA
- a CDS encoding D-alanyl-D-alanine carboxypeptidase family protein: MKSRAFVLIFTLIMITTFGNICYANEKKNLPQLSSKSAIAIEWVTGKILFEKNKDLKLPMASTTKIMTAILVLENCDVNKEIEIPPQAVGVPGSSMYLEKGEKLKIIDLLYGLMLSSGNDAAVALAIATAGDVKKFVNLMNKKAKELGLSNTVFSSPHGLEQGQHYTTAHDLAKLTAYAMRNPVFRQIVKTKEKEVPWTTRPYNRILRNKNKMLRLYPGADGVKTGFTKKAGRCLVTSVYRDDFRVICVVLNASDMWNDTQKILDYCYNNFKVIKLLPGEMGYVKVKNGKSDWVKVGTTHECYWVIESSCFPKIDMLLQATEAPVEKNKVVGRLNVYLKNEKQSLPLLALQECPRKSLWDRIKEKLFENRRRQK; the protein is encoded by the coding sequence ATGAAATCAAGGGCATTTGTCCTTATATTTACATTAATAATGATTACAACATTCGGTAACATATGCTATGCAAATGAGAAAAAGAATTTGCCACAACTGAGCTCTAAATCTGCAATAGCTATTGAATGGGTAACAGGGAAAATTCTCTTTGAAAAAAATAAGGATTTAAAACTTCCGATGGCAAGCACAACAAAAATAATGACAGCAATCCTGGTGTTAGAAAACTGCGATGTAAATAAAGAAATTGAAATTCCGCCACAGGCTGTGGGAGTTCCAGGGTCATCTATGTACCTCGAAAAAGGAGAAAAATTGAAAATAATAGACCTTTTATATGGGCTTATGCTTTCTTCTGGAAACGATGCTGCTGTTGCTTTGGCGATAGCAACAGCTGGTGATGTAAAAAAATTTGTTAATCTTATGAACAAGAAAGCAAAAGAACTTGGACTTTCAAATACTGTTTTTTCATCTCCACATGGTTTGGAACAAGGTCAACACTATACAACAGCTCACGATCTTGCGAAACTTACAGCATATGCTATGAGAAATCCAGTGTTTAGGCAGATAGTAAAAACCAAAGAAAAAGAAGTACCGTGGACTACAAGACCTTACAACAGAATTCTCAGAAATAAAAATAAGATGTTACGATTATATCCTGGGGCTGATGGTGTAAAAACTGGATTTACAAAAAAGGCAGGTAGGTGTCTTGTAACTTCTGTTTACAGAGATGATTTTAGAGTTATATGTGTGGTTTTAAATGCTTCGGATATGTGGAATGATACACAAAAGATTCTCGACTATTGTTATAATAACTTTAAAGTGATAAAACTACTACCTGGCGAAATGGGTTATGTTAAAGTTAAAAATGGAAAAAGTGATTGGGTAAAAGTTGGAACGACACATGAATGTTATTGGGTGATTGAATCAAGCTGTTTTCCGAAAATAGATATGCTTTTGCAAGCAACGGAAGCTCCTGTCGAAAAAAACAAGGTAGTTGGTCGGTTGAATGTGTATCTTAAAAATGAAAAACAGAGCCTTCCCCTTCTTGCATTACAAGAATGTCCAAGAAAATCTTTATGGGATAGAATAAAAGAAAAATTGTTTGAAAATAGGAGGAGACAAAAATAA
- the aroC gene encoding chorismate synthase, with protein sequence MRFLDAGETHGRALIAIIEGFPAHVKIGIENINRLLQLRQRGYGRGKRMEIEKDRVKILSGVRNSFTTGSPITLVIENNDYENWKNFMDSMQCDMDTKKVTVPRPGHADLAGCLKYEFDDARNVLERASARETAIRVAVGAVCEELLKMFGIKLYNHVIEIGRVRLTKSYSFDDTELFEQALSSSDLFCIDKEAEMKMKQEIEIAKQMGDSVGGIAEVICKNVPYGLGSHVHWDRKLDAQIAYSVMSIQSVKGVEIGMGFESARRFGSEVHDEIYYDEKIGFYRKTNNAGGIEGGISNGMDIVVRAAFKPIPTLYKPLKSVDIRTFQPAEAAVERSDICAVPAGSIVMRAAIAYVLANALIERLGGDSAKTMLETFKRIYNKG encoded by the coding sequence ATGAGATTCTTAGACGCTGGTGAAACCCACGGAAGAGCTTTAATAGCCATAATAGAAGGATTTCCCGCACATGTAAAAATAGGCATAGAAAATATAAACCGTCTTTTACAACTACGCCAAAGAGGTTATGGTAGAGGAAAACGAATGGAGATAGAAAAAGACAGAGTAAAAATTTTATCAGGGGTGAGGAACTCTTTTACCACAGGATCTCCTATTACATTGGTAATTGAAAATAATGATTACGAAAATTGGAAGAATTTTATGGATTCAATGCAATGTGATATGGATACCAAAAAAGTTACAGTTCCACGGCCTGGTCATGCAGATTTGGCTGGCTGTTTAAAGTATGAATTTGATGATGCAAGAAATGTATTGGAAAGAGCCAGTGCAAGAGAAACCGCTATAAGGGTAGCAGTTGGAGCTGTTTGTGAAGAACTTTTGAAAATGTTCGGTATAAAACTTTATAACCACGTTATTGAGATTGGGAGAGTACGGCTTACAAAATCGTATTCATTTGATGACACAGAACTTTTTGAACAGGCTTTATCTTCTTCTGATCTGTTTTGTATTGACAAGGAAGCTGAAATGAAGATGAAACAAGAGATTGAGATAGCAAAACAAATGGGTGACAGCGTAGGTGGTATTGCTGAAGTAATTTGCAAAAATGTTCCCTATGGTCTTGGCAGTCATGTTCACTGGGACAGAAAGCTTGACGCACAGATTGCATATTCTGTGATGAGTATTCAGTCTGTAAAAGGTGTTGAAATTGGCATGGGTTTCGAATCAGCCAGGCGGTTTGGTTCTGAAGTTCATGATGAAATTTATTATGATGAAAAGATAGGTTTTTATCGAAAGACGAACAATGCAGGTGGTATAGAGGGCGGAATTTCAAACGGTATGGATATTGTGGTTCGTGCTGCTTTTAAACCAATTCCAACTTTATATAAACCCCTCAAAAGTGTAGATATAAGAACATTTCAACCTGCTGAGGCAGCAGTGGAAAGGTCTGACATATGTGCTGTGCCTGCGGGAAGTATTGTTATGAGGGCGGCAATTGCGTATGTTTTGGCAAATGCTTTAATAGAAAGGTTAGGAGGAGATTCTGCTAAGACTATGTTAGAGACTTTCAAAAGAATTTATAATAAAGGGTAA
- a CDS encoding MBL fold metallo-hydrolase RNA specificity domain-containing protein has translation MKITFIGGAQSVTGSCYLFDIEDKKFLLDCGMFQGGLTEELLNYESFPFNPSEIDFVILSHAHIDHSGRIPKLYKDGFRGVIYTTDATVDLCSIMLPDSAHIQESEIEWKNRKRKREGKEQLQPLYTSEDAENVLKHFRGVKYEQKIQIDKKLSFVFKDAGHMLGSAIVELYIKENGKEYKLVFSGDLGNRNIPILKDPTILDGCDYLFIESTYGNRLHVDGENKSKKLIDIISTTLSNGGKVIIPSFAVGRTQEILYEIAKEINTNTKEAKILKNIEIFVDSPLATSATTIYKKHIDYFDSEAAMFIKNGIYPLEPPNLRFIKSVDESKWLNEYDRSCIIISSSGMCEAGRIKHHLKHNLWNEKNTILFVGYQAPNTLGRKLLDGQKKVKIFGEEVEVRAKIEYIEAYSGHADKNGLFSWIEQMNQKPKKIFVVHGEKEVQIEFARELQKRFNTDVIIPMRGEMYEITPEYISQSERIFSELPSFVNLSVLAQIEEIEYELDRIKEGVKNSAISPERLSTLNSNLEELRYLLSLALNDY, from the coding sequence TTGAAGATAACTTTTATAGGTGGAGCTCAGAGTGTGACAGGATCATGCTACCTTTTTGACATTGAAGATAAAAAATTTTTATTAGATTGTGGTATGTTTCAAGGTGGTTTGACAGAAGAACTGCTCAACTATGAATCATTTCCTTTTAATCCATCTGAAATTGATTTTGTTATTCTTTCTCATGCTCATATTGACCACAGTGGAAGAATCCCCAAACTTTATAAAGATGGTTTTAGAGGTGTAATTTACACAACAGATGCCACGGTGGACCTGTGTAGCATTATGTTACCAGACAGCGCTCATATTCAGGAAAGTGAAATTGAGTGGAAGAACAGAAAAAGGAAAAGAGAAGGGAAAGAACAACTGCAACCGCTTTATACCTCAGAAGATGCCGAAAATGTCTTGAAACATTTCAGAGGGGTAAAATATGAGCAAAAAATTCAAATAGACAAAAAATTGAGTTTTGTTTTTAAAGATGCTGGCCATATGCTTGGTTCAGCAATAGTTGAGCTCTATATAAAAGAAAATGGTAAGGAGTACAAACTTGTTTTTTCTGGTGATTTAGGAAACAGGAATATTCCTATTTTGAAAGACCCTACCATATTAGATGGTTGCGATTATTTGTTTATTGAAAGTACTTACGGAAATAGACTTCATGTAGACGGTGAAAACAAATCTAAAAAACTAATAGATATAATTAGTACAACTCTTTCAAACGGCGGAAAGGTTATAATTCCATCTTTTGCAGTTGGTAGAACCCAGGAAATATTGTACGAGATTGCAAAAGAAATCAATACTAACACTAAGGAAGCCAAAATTTTGAAAAATATAGAGATATTTGTTGACAGTCCACTTGCAACTTCTGCAACAACTATATATAAAAAACATATAGATTATTTTGATTCAGAGGCAGCTATGTTTATAAAAAATGGTATATATCCCCTTGAACCACCTAATTTGAGGTTCATAAAATCTGTTGATGAGTCAAAATGGTTGAATGAGTATGACAGAAGTTGTATAATAATTTCTTCGAGTGGGATGTGTGAGGCAGGAAGGATAAAACATCATCTTAAACACAATTTATGGAATGAGAAAAACACAATACTCTTTGTTGGTTATCAGGCACCAAACACGCTTGGAAGAAAGCTTTTGGATGGACAAAAAAAGGTAAAAATATTTGGTGAAGAGGTAGAAGTTAGAGCAAAGATTGAGTATATCGAGGCATATTCTGGCCATGCAGATAAAAATGGGCTTTTTTCGTGGATTGAACAGATGAACCAAAAACCAAAGAAGATTTTTGTAGTTCATGGAGAGAAGGAAGTTCAAATTGAATTTGCAAGAGAATTACAAAAACGATTTAACACAGATGTCATTATCCCTATGCGTGGCGAGATGTATGAAATTACACCTGAATATATTTCACAAAGTGAGAGAATATTCTCAGAACTTCCTTCATTTGTAAATCTTTCGGTACTTGCTCAGATTGAAGAAATTGAATATGAACTTGATAGAATAAAAGAAGGTGTTAAAAACTCTGCTATTTCTCCAGAAAGGCTATCTACACTCAATTCGAATTTAGAAGAACTGAGATACCTTCTCAGCCTTGCGTTGAATGATTATTGA
- a CDS encoding DUF3048 domain-containing protein, giving the protein MKQKNEFYLKKILLLIIMGIIIFSLSACSKKGTKNGISKTSKTLQTINKEEKDNSHSQQFDYFCRFTGQAIYSKDEHQIIAIMVNNEPGAIPQSSLNQAEYIYEALIEGGATRIMAIYHHTYPKKVGPIRSARPYFMQIAKSLNAYFVHCGGSPQAYRLFKQNFIPHIDAIYTGGGIFFRTSDRKAPHNLYSSMEKLTAFFDKKGYKMQKTYKTYPLTDEVVNKWISENTKIKITFSGWYYVRYEYDEHKKVYKRFIKEKPHLDKETGAVLTAKNLVIIFAHYDTIKNDDKGRQEVNFSRGEGYVLQMGKTIPITYEFDMENSFIIKDENGQEIKLLKGNTWFEIVPQYGKVKFE; this is encoded by the coding sequence ATGAAACAAAAAAATGAATTTTATTTAAAAAAGATTTTACTATTGATAATAATGGGAATAATAATTTTTTCCTTATCAGCATGTAGTAAAAAAGGAACTAAAAATGGAATCTCTAAAACAAGTAAAACATTACAAACAATCAATAAAGAAGAAAAAGATAATAGTCACTCACAGCAATTTGACTATTTTTGCAGATTCACTGGACAAGCTATTTATTCAAAAGATGAACATCAAATAATAGCAATTATGGTTAATAATGAGCCTGGCGCAATTCCTCAATCTTCGTTAAACCAAGCTGAGTACATTTATGAGGCTTTAATTGAGGGTGGGGCAACACGAATTATGGCAATATATCACCATACATATCCTAAAAAAGTTGGACCTATAAGAAGTGCAAGACCATATTTTATGCAGATAGCAAAATCACTTAATGCCTACTTTGTACACTGTGGTGGAAGCCCACAAGCTTACAGGCTTTTCAAACAGAATTTTATACCTCATATTGATGCTATTTACACAGGTGGTGGAATTTTCTTCAGAACCTCAGATAGAAAAGCACCGCATAATCTTTATTCTTCTATGGAAAAACTTACAGCTTTTTTCGATAAAAAGGGTTACAAAATGCAGAAAACTTACAAAACATATCCTTTAACAGATGAAGTTGTAAATAAATGGATTTCAGAAAACACTAAAATAAAAATTACTTTTTCTGGATGGTATTATGTAAGATATGAATATGATGAACATAAAAAAGTTTACAAGAGGTTTATCAAAGAAAAACCTCATCTTGACAAAGAGACAGGTGCGGTACTTACTGCAAAAAACTTAGTAATAATTTTTGCTCACTATGACACAATAAAAAACGATGACAAAGGTAGGCAGGAAGTGAATTTTTCAAGAGGGGAAGGGTATGTTCTGCAAATGGGAAAGACTATTCCAATCACTTATGAATTTGATATGGAAAATTCATTTATAATAAAAGACGAAAATGGGCAGGAGATTAAGCTTTTAAAAGGTAACACATGGTTTGAGATTGTACCACAGTATGGTAAGGTTAAGTTTGAATGA
- a CDS encoding diacylglycerol kinase, whose amino-acid sequence MNKRRTLLESFDNAINGIIIAFKTQRNMKIHFIIAFTILFLTIVFKLNKIETVLVLICVGLVIATELINTAIENTIDLIAKEFEPKAKIAKDVAAGSVFVAALMSLTIGYFLFYDKIKLPIELTLKHIRGISFHVVFLSLIIVAMVIIVVKAITNRTKFMQGGMPSGHTALAFAAATAILMLTNNLIIVSLALFLALLVLESRIEAKIHTVWETVVGAIIGVLVTLLIFKIK is encoded by the coding sequence ATGAACAAAAGAAGAACCTTGCTGGAGAGTTTTGACAATGCAATAAATGGTATAATAATTGCTTTTAAGACCCAAAGAAATATGAAGATTCATTTTATAATAGCTTTTACAATTCTTTTTTTAACTATTGTTTTTAAACTTAATAAGATTGAAACTGTATTAGTACTTATTTGTGTCGGCCTTGTTATTGCAACAGAACTTATAAATACTGCAATAGAGAATACCATAGACCTAATAGCAAAAGAGTTTGAACCGAAAGCAAAAATAGCAAAAGACGTAGCAGCGGGATCTGTATTTGTTGCTGCCTTAATGTCATTGACTATAGGATATTTTCTTTTTTATGATAAAATAAAGTTACCAATAGAATTAACACTTAAACATATAAGAGGTATTTCTTTTCATGTAGTATTTTTATCCCTTATAATTGTAGCAATGGTCATAATAGTTGTTAAGGCTATTACAAATAGAACAAAATTTATGCAGGGTGGAATGCCAAGCGGTCATACTGCCTTAGCTTTTGCTGCAGCGACTGCTATTTTAATGCTCACAAATAACCTCATAATAGTATCACTTGCTTTATTTTTGGCTCTATTGGTACTTGAAAGTAGAATAGAAGCAAAGATTCATACAGTTTGGGAGACAGTTGTGGGTGCCATTATTGGAGTTCTTGTAACCCTTTTGATATTCAAAATAAAATGA